From the genome of Clostridium sp. BNL1100, one region includes:
- a CDS encoding substrate-binding domain-containing protein → MNIKRYYIVTFILAFIASPIVATVGIIAGGMTNIIYMRVFIMILLLCLMWFLWIKSCETPESASKLLLPIFEAYAYYMIIWVIMYGVSKYHFDSSLFSGIFQIATIPYFVINFMFAFGGDYNLFPAINSVITIVSIITIYLSCIVKKRKIKFDKSILVYALIFAFLSGTAIFQYYDRTTKVFSDDKNVQQVNDEVNLSEYQPFSSNNLLKNLNDNPTISISDNYPKLDGATAAYPVYGSIVQEIYKGLDENSVNDYVSCTKTAEAYTHLVNGNIDIFFGAQPSKQQLKMAESKGVKFELTPIAKEAFVFFVNKDNPIDNLTLEEIQDIYQKKLTNWSKLGGKNEKILPFQRPENSGSQTIMLAKVMNGKTLPTPLWEEYSSGMGEIISQTAAYRNYTSAIGYSFRYFATGMKPNSNIKMLNINGIAPSNQNIREKKYPFTVDVYAVTAGSKNPNTNKLIQWILTEQGQQFIETCGYIRH, encoded by the coding sequence ATGAATATAAAGAGATACTACATAGTTACTTTTATTCTAGCTTTTATTGCTTCTCCGATTGTTGCAACTGTAGGTATAATAGCCGGAGGTATGACTAATATAATCTATATGCGTGTGTTTATTATGATTCTTTTGCTTTGTTTGATGTGGTTTTTATGGATAAAGTCCTGCGAAACACCTGAAAGCGCATCAAAACTTCTATTGCCCATTTTTGAAGCTTATGCTTATTACATGATAATTTGGGTGATTATGTACGGAGTTTCTAAATATCATTTTGACAGCAGCTTGTTTTCAGGTATATTCCAAATAGCTACCATTCCTTACTTTGTTATAAACTTTATGTTTGCCTTTGGCGGGGACTATAATCTCTTTCCTGCTATTAATTCGGTTATAACTATTGTTTCGATAATTACAATTTATTTATCATGTATAGTTAAAAAAAGGAAAATTAAATTCGATAAAAGTATATTGGTATATGCTCTTATATTTGCTTTTCTATCAGGAACAGCCATATTTCAATATTATGACAGAACAACGAAAGTCTTTTCGGATGATAAAAATGTTCAACAGGTTAATGATGAGGTTAATCTTTCTGAATACCAGCCTTTCTCGTCAAATAATTTGCTGAAAAATTTAAATGATAACCCCACTATTTCTATTTCCGATAATTATCCAAAGCTCGATGGAGCAACGGCAGCTTATCCTGTTTACGGCTCGATTGTTCAAGAAATATATAAGGGATTAGACGAAAATAGTGTTAATGATTATGTTTCTTGCACGAAAACTGCTGAAGCATACACTCATCTTGTAAATGGCAATATTGATATTTTTTTCGGCGCTCAGCCATCAAAGCAACAACTTAAAATGGCAGAATCTAAAGGTGTAAAATTTGAATTAACCCCGATAGCGAAGGAAGCATTTGTTTTCTTCGTAAATAAGGATAATCCGATTGATAATTTGACCCTTGAGGAGATTCAAGACATCTATCAAAAAAAGTTAACTAATTGGAGCAAGTTAGGTGGTAAAAACGAAAAAATACTTCCTTTTCAACGACCGGAAAACTCTGGTAGCCAAACCATAATGCTTGCAAAAGTGATGAACGGCAAGACATTGCCTACTCCTCTTTGGGAAGAATATTCATCGGGAATGGGTGAAATTATTAGTCAGACAGCTGCTTATAGAAACTATACTTCAGCAATCGGATATTCTTTTAGGTATTTTGCAACCGGAATGAAGCCCAATAGTAATATTAAAATGTTAAATATTAACGGAATAGCACCTTCGAACCAAAACATTCGTGAAAAGAAATATCCGTTTACCGTTGATGTTTATGCTGTAACAGCAGGCTCAAAGAATCCCAATACAAATAAGTTAATTCAGTGGATTCTGACTGAGCAAGGACAGCAATTCATCGAAACTTGTGGATATATTCGCCATTGA
- the glmS gene encoding glutamine--fructose-6-phosphate transaminase (isomerizing) has product MCGIVGYIGNRKAVPVLINGLSKLEYRGYDSAGVSVNEGGILKVIKCKGRLACLEEKLESEKLNGCMGIGHTRWATHGEPNDVNSHPHISQSGEIVVVHNGIIENYMQIKEFLKGQGYVFRSETDTEVIAHLVEYYYDGDLVDAVMKAIDEIEGSYALGVLCKDDENMFVCARKDSPLIIGLGEGENFIASDIPAILEYTRNIYILEDKEVAILTRDSVQVFNSLGAPVDKEIFKVNWDVEAAEKGGYEHFMMKEMYEEPKVIRDTINPRLKDGGLVLDNVTITEEDINKLEKIYIVACGTAYHAGVIGKYTIEKLCRIPVEVDVASEFRYRDPLISDKNMTIIISQSGETLDTLFALRESKKRGARILSIVNVVGSSIARDSDDVLYTWAGPEIAVASTKAYNTQLAALYMVALELGLKKGTITKEEADAVLNQLKEIPNDIEKILENKDDIQKFAHQHYNAKSIFFIGRGLDYALSLEGSLKLKEISYIHSEAYAGGELKHGTIALIEKGTLVVCPMTQDTLFDKMVSNIREVKARGAVVLAITQEKHAEELRKTADTVITIPDVDSLTAPISAVTPLQLFAYYMAIEKGCDVDKPRNLAKSVTVE; this is encoded by the coding sequence ATGTGCGGAATAGTTGGATATATTGGAAATAGAAAAGCAGTACCTGTTCTTATAAATGGATTGTCAAAGCTTGAATACAGAGGATATGATTCAGCAGGTGTCTCTGTTAATGAGGGCGGAATTTTAAAGGTTATCAAGTGCAAGGGCAGACTTGCATGTCTGGAAGAAAAGCTTGAATCAGAGAAGTTAAACGGTTGTATGGGAATCGGTCATACCAGATGGGCTACTCACGGCGAGCCTAACGATGTTAATTCACACCCACACATAAGTCAGTCTGGTGAAATAGTTGTTGTCCATAACGGAATTATTGAGAACTATATGCAAATAAAAGAGTTTTTAAAGGGTCAGGGATATGTTTTTAGATCAGAGACTGATACCGAAGTTATTGCACACCTTGTGGAATATTACTACGATGGAGACCTTGTAGATGCAGTAATGAAGGCAATTGATGAAATCGAAGGGTCCTATGCGCTGGGAGTACTTTGCAAGGACGATGAGAATATGTTTGTATGTGCGAGAAAAGACAGTCCTTTGATTATAGGTCTTGGGGAAGGTGAAAACTTCATTGCTTCGGATATTCCTGCAATTCTTGAATATACAAGAAATATTTATATTCTTGAGGACAAGGAAGTTGCCATTCTCACAAGAGATAGCGTACAGGTATTCAATAGCCTTGGCGCTCCTGTTGATAAAGAGATTTTCAAGGTAAACTGGGATGTAGAAGCTGCTGAAAAGGGTGGCTACGAGCATTTTATGATGAAGGAAATGTATGAAGAACCAAAGGTTATAAGGGATACTATAAATCCTCGTTTAAAGGACGGTGGACTGGTTCTTGATAATGTTACAATTACCGAGGAAGATATTAACAAGCTGGAAAAAATCTATATCGTTGCCTGTGGAACGGCATATCATGCAGGTGTTATAGGAAAATACACTATTGAAAAGCTTTGCAGAATCCCGGTAGAAGTAGATGTTGCATCTGAATTCCGTTACCGTGACCCTCTTATTTCTGATAAGAATATGACAATAATAATAAGCCAGTCGGGAGAAACTCTGGATACCCTGTTTGCACTACGTGAGTCAAAGAAAAGGGGAGCAAGAATTCTATCTATAGTTAATGTTGTAGGTAGCTCTATTGCACGTGATTCAGATGACGTTCTATACACATGGGCAGGGCCTGAAATTGCAGTTGCATCAACAAAAGCATACAATACCCAGTTGGCGGCTCTCTATATGGTGGCTCTTGAGCTTGGGCTTAAAAAGGGTACAATCACAAAAGAGGAAGCCGACGCTGTTCTAAATCAGCTAAAAGAGATTCCAAACGATATTGAAAAGATACTGGAGAATAAGGACGATATACAGAAATTTGCTCATCAGCATTACAATGCCAAGAGTATATTCTTTATCGGAAGAGGCCTTGACTACGCTCTCTCATTGGAAGGCTCGTTAAAGCTAAAGGAAATCTCATACATTCACTCGGAGGCATACGCAGGTGGCGAATTGAAGCACGGAACAATTGCACTTATTGAAAAAGGAACTCTTGTTGTTTGCCCAATGACTCAGGATACCCTGTTTGACAAAATGGTAAGTAATATCCGTGAGGTTAAGGCCAGAGGTGCCGTGGTTCTCGCTATTACACAGGAAAAGCATGCAGAGGAACTGCGAAAGACAGCAGACACTGTAATAACCATACCAGACGTGGACTCACTAACTGCTCCAATTTCAGCAGTTACCCCGTTACAACTATTTGCTTACTACATGGCAATAGAAAAGGGTTGCGATGTTGATAAGCCAAGGAATCTTGCTAAGAGTGTAACGGTGGAGTAG
- a CDS encoding ribose-5-phosphate isomerase A yields the protein MWIYSPLIFRLHVICQHCSIHGADEVDLCFNGIKGGGGALFFEKIVVTSQIL from the coding sequence TTGTGGATATATTCGCCATTGATATTTAGGCTGCATGTAATTTGTCAACACTGTAGTATACATGGTGCAGATGAGGTAGATTTGTGCTTTAACGGTATTAAAGGAGGAGGAGGAGCATTATTCTTTGAAAAAATTGTTGTCACTTCCCAAATACTTTAG
- a CDS encoding S-layer homology domain-containing protein has product MKKAISIIVAVVMLMSSFGTSFAAADTTMETVQQTFKDLNGHWASDAIYKWSAQGVINGYDGLFRPNDSITRGEMACILDNIMGYQSVSKNTFSDLIAGQFYTNAVLKANAAGIINGNGATLLRPTDKITREEAVVMMAKAFAVNEGTTSNTQFSDEKEVSSWARTSVFGMEAKGYVNGNKGKFNPKANITRAEIVAIINNIVKGYYTKAGTYDDNVTGTVVIKVPDVILKGVNITENLIIAEGVGEGDVTLNSVTVKGNTVVRGGGENSIHITGTSNISNIKIEKVNDKLRIAISDGNTVKEIEIAQGEEIIVTGSVGTLEIGTPDVIVKVIAANISDTKVTSANTTILVDKESKIKSVSVNNSAENTSIKAEKGAVVNTIFSEAETAVSGEGTVEQVLLKEGANNSSVTTPNTHITAAAGVTGATAGGVPVTGGTSVVNNNTGSGITSGTPTPNPGNGGNSGGDNSTPPPVTTVSAISVSPTTMTLTAGGATGTITATISPSNATNKNVTWSSSDTNVATVNNGIVTPLTEGTITISAVSAADPTKTATTTVIVNPADTTPPTLSNGTVENLGSSTGATATLKFNATHEAGTVKYYYLVQDATTTAPDIAAIKAANIWGTASGNPTYYQINLSVLTADQKYTVYIVMEDASGNTSDILTITGINPYSNTALTKLGTPSVTLSSNTSATGGLAYTITAANGAEDSNIKEYSLEIASSSTPTDTILTLTVPKNNLSGTISLDNGIVAENSYVARVKAIVTDSNTQYQNSDFSEYTDVAVAQAVTPTEPGMQVGYVSNFNKDSAVKNIQFAFSGSNGASASSLTIDTTKISVMIGSEKHQLSNYIKAETGLPGTYKLYGDKPSYVKIYLTDADYNAITGDANFTSPTGTNKLTADLGWASINGTVSGKASEASVIFSRDLTIVNNSDEYIAKYKISQYDNYTVSGNKIKDISFPTSKITFYSEMVTNLYPEPTKGYKIEKTITPADSSISFSENDKWERIPTEQETPTVFALTDKYYKVTSADTDRVEIDDGTGTKAHYKVAQGVAGRINSMLTIKNGETVDYTNSLRFKFKDNGVLESIEVIGDVTIGIDLVGHFALSGIPVYVDSDSAKLTINSECTIGDIIVNKASKDFYAINISGGKVGNITLADGVELSIQGSEGVTKVGNISGVDNYTVAIDVDSRNKRKVFVGDVKLGSGGMLDLYQNDADDLSEEYFTIGNVTALTGASISIPNSTNVYCNPYGWFTKFKDLVNTVTFKISNQIYTPPTEQVTFSVGDSSLDYHYGVINYYDTKTWTWRFFFTDAQISEADLADSSKVFTFSATNAEHISSLVE; this is encoded by the coding sequence ATGAAGAAAGCAATTTCTATCATCGTTGCTGTCGTCATGCTAATGAGTTCGTTTGGAACATCATTTGCAGCAGCAGATACAACGATGGAAACAGTTCAACAAACGTTTAAAGACCTAAATGGCCACTGGGCATCAGATGCCATTTACAAATGGTCAGCACAGGGTGTAATTAACGGATATGACGGACTTTTCAGACCCAATGATTCTATAACCAGGGGGGAAATGGCATGTATCCTTGACAACATTATGGGCTACCAGTCGGTTTCAAAGAACACTTTTTCAGATTTAATAGCAGGGCAGTTCTATACCAATGCAGTTTTAAAGGCAAATGCCGCAGGAATTATTAATGGTAATGGAGCTACACTGCTTCGCCCGACAGATAAAATTACAAGGGAAGAAGCCGTAGTAATGATGGCAAAAGCATTTGCAGTAAATGAAGGCACTACTTCCAATACGCAATTTTCTGATGAAAAAGAAGTATCATCCTGGGCAAGGACTTCTGTATTTGGGATGGAAGCCAAAGGCTACGTAAATGGGAATAAGGGGAAGTTTAATCCGAAAGCAAATATTACCAGAGCAGAAATTGTAGCAATCATAAACAACATTGTAAAAGGTTATTATACAAAAGCTGGTACTTATGACGACAATGTGACTGGAACAGTAGTTATAAAGGTACCTGACGTTATACTTAAGGGAGTTAATATTACAGAGAATCTGATTATTGCAGAAGGCGTCGGCGAAGGAGATGTCACTCTTAACAGTGTAACCGTTAAGGGGAATACTGTTGTTAGAGGCGGTGGCGAAAATTCCATACATATTACCGGAACTTCAAATATCTCAAATATCAAAATTGAAAAGGTTAATGATAAACTGAGAATAGCAATCTCAGATGGCAACACTGTAAAAGAAATTGAAATTGCACAGGGTGAAGAAATCATAGTCACAGGTTCTGTTGGAACATTGGAAATAGGAACTCCAGATGTAATTGTTAAAGTAATTGCAGCAAATATTTCAGATACGAAGGTTACAAGCGCCAACACTACCATTTTGGTAGATAAGGAATCAAAGATAAAATCTGTTTCTGTAAATAATTCAGCAGAAAATACCTCAATAAAGGCTGAAAAAGGTGCGGTTGTTAACACAATATTTTCAGAAGCAGAAACTGCTGTTAGTGGTGAAGGAACTGTAGAGCAAGTCCTTCTCAAGGAGGGTGCAAATAATTCCAGTGTTACAACACCGAACACGCATATAACAGCAGCAGCCGGCGTAACCGGGGCAACCGCGGGAGGAGTACCTGTCACAGGTGGAACGTCAGTTGTAAATAATAATACCGGAAGCGGTATAACAAGTGGAACACCAACGCCTAATCCCGGCAATGGCGGAAACAGTGGCGGTGATAATTCAACACCACCACCAGTAACGACAGTCAGTGCTATTAGTGTTTCACCAACGACAATGACCTTGACAGCAGGTGGAGCAACGGGAACAATAACAGCAACAATTAGTCCATCAAATGCAACAAACAAAAATGTAACCTGGTCATCCAGCGATACCAATGTAGCAACCGTAAATAATGGTATAGTAACTCCATTGACAGAAGGAACAATTACAATCTCAGCTGTCTCAGCTGCAGATCCGACTAAAACGGCAACGACTACCGTAATTGTTAATCCGGCTGATACAACACCACCGACACTGTCGAATGGAACAGTTGAAAATCTCGGGTCATCAACTGGAGCTACTGCAACATTAAAATTTAATGCTACTCATGAAGCAGGAACAGTTAAATACTACTATTTAGTACAAGATGCAACTACGACTGCTCCTGACATAGCTGCGATTAAAGCAGCAAATATATGGGGTACAGCTTCAGGGAATCCTACATATTATCAAATTAATTTATCAGTGCTGACAGCAGATCAAAAATACACAGTGTATATAGTAATGGAAGATGCTTCAGGTAATACCTCTGATATCCTCACAATTACCGGCATAAATCCATATTCAAATACTGCTTTAACAAAATTAGGTACTCCAAGTGTAACACTATCCTCAAATACTTCAGCAACAGGCGGGCTGGCTTACACAATTACTGCAGCGAATGGTGCAGAGGACAGCAATATAAAGGAATATTCCCTGGAAATTGCTTCATCCTCAACACCGACGGATACAATCCTTACGTTAACAGTTCCGAAAAACAATCTTTCAGGGACAATATCGTTGGACAATGGAATTGTTGCCGAAAACTCATATGTTGCTCGAGTGAAAGCTATTGTCACAGACAGTAATACTCAGTATCAGAATTCCGATTTCAGTGAATACACCGATGTGGCAGTTGCTCAGGCAGTAACCCCGACAGAGCCGGGCATGCAAGTAGGTTATGTATCTAACTTTAATAAGGATTCAGCAGTCAAGAATATACAATTTGCATTTTCTGGCTCTAATGGTGCATCGGCAAGTAGCTTGACTATCGATACAACAAAAATAAGTGTTATGATAGGTTCCGAAAAACATCAATTATCAAATTACATCAAGGCTGAAACAGGTTTGCCCGGAACATATAAATTATACGGAGATAAACCTAGTTATGTAAAAATATATTTAACTGATGCGGACTATAATGCAATAACAGGTGATGCTAATTTTACTTCACCAACCGGAACCAATAAATTAACCGCAGATTTGGGATGGGCAAGTATAAACGGTACAGTTAGCGGAAAGGCTTCTGAGGCTTCAGTAATATTTTCAAGGGATTTGACAATTGTAAACAATTCAGATGAATATATTGCTAAATATAAGATATCGCAATATGATAACTATACAGTATCCGGAAATAAGATTAAAGATATAAGTTTTCCTACTAGTAAAATTACTTTCTATAGTGAGATGGTAACTAATTTGTATCCAGAACCCACAAAAGGATATAAAATTGAAAAGACTATTACTCCTGCTGATTCAAGCATTAGCTTTAGTGAAAACGATAAGTGGGAAAGGATTCCAACAGAACAGGAAACGCCAACAGTCTTTGCTCTAACAGATAAATATTATAAAGTAACCTCAGCGGATACTGACCGGGTTGAGATAGACGATGGAACAGGTACAAAGGCCCACTATAAGGTAGCCCAAGGTGTGGCCGGCAGAATAAACAGCATGTTGACTATTAAGAATGGTGAAACTGTTGATTACACAAATTCTTTAAGGTTTAAATTCAAAGATAATGGAGTCTTAGAGTCTATAGAAGTAATTGGTGACGTAACCATTGGAATTGATTTGGTCGGTCACTTTGCACTGAGTGGTATTCCTGTTTATGTAGATTCTGATTCTGCAAAACTTACCATCAACAGTGAATGTACAATTGGTGATATCATTGTAAATAAAGCTTCAAAAGATTTTTATGCTATTAACATATCGGGCGGTAAGGTAGGAAACATCACCTTAGCTGATGGAGTTGAACTCAGCATACAGGGTTCAGAGGGAGTGACAAAGGTTGGGAATATCAGTGGTGTAGATAATTATACCGTTGCCATTGATGTGGATTCACGTAATAAGAGAAAAGTATTTGTGGGTGACGTTAAGCTGGGGAGCGGCGGAATGCTGGATTTGTACCAGAATGATGCCGATGATTTATCAGAAGAGTACTTCACCATCGGAAATGTAACTGCGCTAACCGGTGCCTCTATAAGCATCCCAAATTCTACAAATGTATACTGCAACCCATACGGTTGGTTTACAAAGTTTAAGGATTTGGTTAATACTGTTACTTTTAAAATTAGTAATCAGATATATACCCCGCCAACGGAACAAGTTACATTTAGCGTAGGTGATTCTAGTCTGGACTATCACTACGGTGTTATCAACTACTATGATACTAAAACTTGGACATGGAGATTTTTCTTCACCGATGCCCAAATTTCAGAAGCCGACCTGGCAGATAGTAGTAAAGTATTCACGTTTTCTGCCACTAATGCTGAACATATAAGTAGTTTAGTTGAGTAG
- a CDS encoding helix-turn-helix transcriptional regulator: MYEWQKQIQIIVDEIDKCIKNYNDEALTLRFLSRRLGYSEFYTTRKFKEISGIQFRDYLRHRKLAFALKEVRDSEKSLLDIAFDYGFSSHEAFTRAFKGTYCVTPNEYRKKPKPVVLRTKINPFDRYFLGLGEIGMMKSTDDVKIYFVTIPAHKFLHIKNYESNGYWDFWKKQSLIPGQNCDTICGLLDSIKGKLDDDGGSESNSGSGQIMAYINDPEGRLCDWGIPRTECYGVRLPFDYKGEVPPQMLMIDVPEAEYIVFEHGPFDYEQENCSVEEKIEKAMATFDFAGTGYCFDTSPGRIIYFYHNPERFFKYIRPVRK, encoded by the coding sequence ATGTACGAGTGGCAGAAGCAAATTCAAATAATCGTTGATGAAATTGACAAATGTATTAAAAATTATAATGATGAAGCCTTGACACTGCGCTTTCTGTCTCGCAGGCTGGGTTATTCCGAATTTTATACAACGAGAAAATTCAAAGAAATATCGGGTATTCAATTTAGGGATTATCTACGGCATAGAAAATTAGCCTTTGCACTAAAAGAGGTTCGGGATAGTGAAAAAAGCCTTTTGGATATTGCTTTTGATTATGGTTTTTCATCACATGAAGCTTTTACCAGAGCTTTTAAGGGAACATATTGTGTAACTCCAAATGAATACCGAAAAAAGCCTAAGCCTGTCGTTCTTCGTACAAAAATAAACCCCTTCGATCGCTACTTTTTAGGATTAGGAGAGATTGGGATGATGAAATCTACAGATGATGTGAAAATTTATTTTGTAACCATTCCCGCACACAAATTTTTGCACATTAAAAACTATGAGAGTAATGGATATTGGGATTTTTGGAAAAAGCAAAGTCTTATTCCGGGACAGAACTGCGACACAATTTGCGGCTTACTCGATAGTATCAAGGGTAAACTGGATGACGATGGTGGGAGCGAATCTAACAGCGGCAGCGGTCAGATTATGGCGTACATTAATGACCCGGAGGGCAGACTCTGCGATTGGGGTATACCACGTACAGAGTGTTATGGTGTACGACTTCCTTTTGATTATAAAGGCGAAGTACCACCACAAATGCTTATGATTGATGTCCCCGAAGCCGAGTATATTGTTTTTGAACATGGGCCATTCGATTATGAACAGGAAAATTGCAGTGTGGAGGAAAAGATTGAAAAGGCAATGGCAACTTTTGATTTTGCAGGCACTGGTTACTGTTTTGATACTTCCCCCGGTAGAATAATTTACTTTTATCATAATCCGGAACGGTTTTTTAAGTATATCAGACCAGTGCGGAAGTAA
- a CDS encoding dockerin type I domain-containing protein — MKIRNIKRIMILYLLIVFTCTSLLVQPVSANGPVSASYNWNNVKIGGGGGYVCGIVYNPTEKGLVYARTDMGGAYIRNKQTLEWEPITDWVSPDEWNLLGCESIATDPVDTNRVYIAAGTYTNSWTSMNGYILRSEDYGKTWERTELPFKFGGNMPGRSVGERLMVDPNSNNILYFAARSGKGLWKSTDYGKTWAKVSSFTNVGNYVEDPNFEYSSDNLGLCFVTFDSYKGTKGTPTKDIYVGVADKKNPLYVSHDAGVTWNPVEGQPTESTFTQHNSKALKIGIPQHAVVSSKGILYVTYCDRGGPYQCDDGAVYKYDTNTSVWTDITPPSGKNWDGSPKYENYYGFSGLSVDAQNPDTLIISSLQSWWPDNFIFRSKDAGKTWDAIWENGDSYPSRNLKYTMDISKAPWLTFGNKINAASGGLVTGDEIMNNPAPKLGWMMSALAINPFDSNEMMYGTGATIYGSKNLTDWDSGKLVNIEVMGTGVEETAVLSLICPPISGVELISGVGDICGFVHKDLKVGPDMMMTTPRFTSTTGLDYAELNPKTIVRVGNTDKEQYEMIKKSVAISKDGGATWAEVQPNISYTFPANTADDIVQGGTVAVSADGSTFVWSTGTSQGVVCYVNGGWKAVSTLPAGANVCSDRVNPKVFYAYANNTFYSSNDGGQTFTAVKTGLESSASKIKAVPNKEGHVWIPGSTTGLSYTTDGGKTINKVNDITRSDVVGFGKAKAGEDYLAIYMCGEKDGLYAVYRSDDMAKSWVRVNDDQHQYGSINYSITGDLRVYGRVFVATNGRGIVYGEPNSDTPTPTIGDINEDGRVDALDFAALKRYLLGSTTLTDNQLIAADVNRDGSVNAIDLAVFKSYLLGIITSF; from the coding sequence ATGAAGATTAGAAATATCAAAAGAATTATGATTTTATATTTACTTATTGTTTTTACGTGTACTTCTCTATTAGTACAACCTGTATCTGCAAATGGACCCGTAAGTGCTTCGTATAATTGGAATAATGTTAAAATCGGCGGTGGAGGAGGATATGTTTGCGGAATTGTTTACAACCCAACTGAGAAAGGCCTTGTTTATGCTCGTACTGACATGGGTGGAGCATATATAAGGAACAAGCAAACATTAGAATGGGAGCCAATTACCGACTGGGTATCGCCGGATGAATGGAACCTTTTAGGGTGTGAAAGTATAGCTACCGACCCGGTTGATACAAATAGAGTTTATATAGCAGCCGGTACATATACAAACAGCTGGACATCAATGAACGGATATATTCTTCGTTCTGAAGACTACGGTAAAACGTGGGAAAGAACGGAGCTGCCTTTCAAATTCGGAGGAAACATGCCGGGGCGTTCAGTTGGTGAACGTTTGATGGTTGATCCCAACAGCAATAACATATTATATTTTGCGGCAAGAAGCGGTAAAGGTCTCTGGAAAAGTACAGACTACGGTAAAACATGGGCAAAGGTCAGCAGCTTCACAAATGTAGGAAACTATGTTGAAGATCCCAATTTTGAGTATTCATCGGATAATCTGGGATTGTGTTTTGTAACTTTTGATTCATATAAGGGTACTAAAGGTACACCGACAAAGGACATTTATGTCGGTGTTGCTGATAAAAAGAATCCGCTGTATGTTAGTCATGATGCAGGAGTAACATGGAACCCAGTTGAAGGTCAACCGACAGAAAGTACTTTTACACAGCATAATAGTAAAGCCTTGAAAATCGGTATCCCTCAGCATGCAGTTGTAAGCAGCAAAGGAATTTTATATGTTACATATTGTGATAGGGGAGGCCCTTATCAGTGTGATGATGGTGCAGTTTATAAATACGATACAAATACAAGTGTTTGGACAGATATAACACCTCCTTCCGGGAAAAACTGGGATGGTTCACCAAAGTATGAAAACTACTACGGATTTTCAGGTTTAAGTGTTGATGCACAAAATCCTGATACACTTATAATATCGTCACTTCAATCATGGTGGCCTGATAACTTTATTTTCCGGTCAAAGGATGCTGGTAAAACTTGGGATGCTATTTGGGAAAACGGTGATTCATATCCGTCAAGAAACCTTAAATATACAATGGATATTTCGAAAGCTCCCTGGCTTACATTTGGAAATAAGATAAACGCAGCAAGCGGAGGATTGGTAACAGGCGATGAAATAATGAATAATCCTGCACCAAAGCTTGGCTGGATGATGAGCGCTCTTGCAATCAATCCTTTTGATTCCAATGAAATGATGTATGGTACAGGTGCTACTATTTATGGTTCAAAAAATCTGACAGATTGGGATAGCGGTAAGTTAGTAAATATCGAAGTTATGGGAACGGGAGTTGAAGAAACTGCTGTTTTAAGTCTGATATGTCCGCCAATTAGCGGCGTAGAACTGATAAGCGGGGTTGGAGATATCTGTGGGTTCGTACATAAAGACTTAAAAGTAGGTCCGGACATGATGATGACAACTCCTAGATTTACGAGCACTACAGGTTTGGATTATGCAGAGCTCAATCCGAAAACCATAGTAAGAGTGGGTAATACTGATAAAGAACAATATGAAATGATCAAAAAAAGCGTTGCCATTTCTAAAGATGGAGGAGCTACATGGGCTGAAGTTCAGCCAAATATAAGTTATACATTCCCTGCAAATACTGCAGATGACATTGTACAGGGTGGTACTGTTGCAGTGTCTGCCGACGGTTCAACATTTGTCTGGTCAACAGGCACAAGTCAGGGAGTTGTATGCTATGTAAATGGCGGCTGGAAAGCAGTCAGCACACTTCCGGCAGGTGCAAATGTTTGTTCGGACAGAGTTAACCCGAAAGTATTCTATGCATATGCAAATAATACTTTCTATTCAAGTAACGATGGAGGTCAAACATTCACAGCTGTAAAAACAGGTCTTGAGTCTTCTGCTTCCAAAATCAAAGCAGTTCCTAATAAAGAAGGGCATGTTTGGATTCCTGGTTCAACGACAGGTCTTTCCTACACAACTGACGGAGGTAAAACAATTAATAAAGTTAACGACATTACCAGATCTGATGTAGTTGGATTCGGTAAAGCCAAGGCTGGTGAAGACTACCTGGCAATCTATATGTGCGGCGAAAAAGACGGTCTTTATGCAGTCTATCGTTCTGATGATATGGCTAAAAGCTGGGTCAGAGTAAATGACGACCAGCACCAGTATGGTTCTATAAACTACTCAATTACAGGAGATTTAAGAGTTTATGGCCGTGTATTTGTTGCAACCAATGGAAGAGGTATTGTATATGGCGAGCCTAACTCCGATACACCAACTCCTACTATTGGAGACATTAATGAAGACGGTCGAGTTGATGCTCTCGATTTTGCAGCATTAAAAAGGTATCTTCTCGGTTCAACGACACTTACTGATAATCAATTGATTGCTGCTGATGTTAATCGTGATGGTTCAGTAAATGCTATTGACTTGGCAGTATTTAAAAGTTATTTATTAGGAATAATCACCTCATTTTAA